In Paramormyrops kingsleyae isolate MSU_618 chromosome 5, PKINGS_0.4, whole genome shotgun sequence, one DNA window encodes the following:
- the cox19 gene encoding cytochrome c oxidase assembly protein COX19 codes for MSTAMNFGNKSFTPRPPDKGAFPLDHLGECKKFKEVFMECLKDNRYDSSMCRMQSKNYLECRMERQLMAKEPLEKLGFKDLLNQSGEEPKH; via the exons ATGTCGACTGCTATGAATTTTGGAAACAAGTCGTTCACACCCCGACCGCCCGACAAAGGGGCATTTCCTCTAGATCACTTGG GGGAATGTAAAAAATTCAAAGAAGTATTTATGGAGTGCTTGAAAGACAACAGGTACGACAGCTCCATGTGCCGGATGCAGTCCAAAAACTACCTGGAGTGTCGGATGGAGAG GCAGCTGATGGCCAAGGAACCGTTGGAGAAGCTTGGTTTCAAAGACCTGCTGAACCAGTCCGGTGAAGAGCCCAAACACTGA
- the LOC111860611 gene encoding uncharacterized protein isoform X1 codes for MAPSPTKRKDRSEDKAKDRGKDKTGTKEGADKERSREKGRKRRSASTGSSRSRSSSSSSSSSGSSSGSSSGSSSSSASSRSGSSSSRSSSSSSSSGSPSPSRHRHDNRRRSRSKSKSLKKDDKERRRRSPSPRPTKVHLGRLTRNVIKEHIQEIFSTYGKIKMIDMPVDRLHPHLSKGYAYVEFETADEAEKALKHMDGGQIDGQEITATAVLAPRVRPIPRRLTPPRRMPPPPPMWRRTPPRMRRRSRSPRRRSPVRRRSRSRSPARRRHRSRSSSNSSRKERKKRKPWSDTRHGSSPGSSKEDGLLR; via the exons AT GGCGCCTTCCCCAACAAAGAGGAAAGACCGCTCCGAGGACAAGGCGAAAGATCGGGGAAAGGACAAGACGGGCACCAAAGAGGGCGCGGACAAGGAGAGGAGCCGGGAGAAGGGCCGTAAGCGCCGCAGCGCCTCTACGGGCAGCAGCAG GTCCCGCTCCAGTTCCAGCTCCAGCAGCAGCTCGGGCTCCAGCTCGGGCTCCTCCAGCggctccagctcctcctcggCATCCAGCCGCTCCGGTTCCTCCAGCTCacgctcctccagctcctccagttCCTCGGGGTCACCCAGCCCCAGCCGGCATCGCCACGACAACCGCCGCCGCTCTCGGTCCAA GTCCAAGTCCCTGAAGAAGGACGACAAGGAGCGCCGGAGAAGGAGCCCCAGCCCCAGGCCCACGAAGGTGCACCTGGGCCGCCTCACCAGGAACGTCATCAAG GAGCACATCCAGGAGATCTTCTCCACCTACGGGAAGATCAAGATGATCGACATGCCTGTCGACAGGCTGCACCCGCACCTGTCCAAGGGCTACGCCTACGTGGAGTTTGAGACGGCAGACGAGGCGGAGAAGGCCCTGAAACACATGGACGGGG GTCAGATTGACGGCCAGGAGATCACAGCCACTGCTGTCCTGGCTCCCAGGGTGCGTCCCATCCCCCGGCGGCTAACTCCCCCACGCAGAATGCCCCCGCCGCCCCCCATGTGGCGCAGGACCCCACCGCGCATGAGGAGAAG GTCCCGGTCCCCACGGCGACGCTCACCAGTACGTCGCCGTTCGCGATCCCGCTCTCCCGCCCGTCGGCGCCATCGCTCGCGCTCCAGCTCCAACTCTTCACG CAAAGAGCGCAAGAAGCGTAAGCCCTGGTCTGACACGCGACACGGATCGTCTCCGGGAAGCTCTAAAGAAGACGGGCTCCTTCGGTGA
- the LOC111860611 gene encoding RNA-binding protein with serine-rich domain 1-like isoform X2 → MAPSPTKRKDRSEDKAKDRGKDKTGTKEGADKERSREKGRKRRSASTGSSRSRSSSSSSSSSGSSSGSSSGSSSSSASSRSGSSSSRSSSSSSSSGSPSPSRHRHDNRRRSRSKSKSLKKDDKERRRRSPSPRPTKVHLGRLTRNVIKEHIQEIFSTYGKIKMIDMPVDRLHPHLSKGYAYVEFETADEAEKALKHMDGGQIDGQEITATAVLAPRVRPIPRRLTPPRRMPPPPPMWRRTPPRMRRRSRSPRRRSPVRRRSRSRSPARRRHRSRSSSNSSR, encoded by the exons AT GGCGCCTTCCCCAACAAAGAGGAAAGACCGCTCCGAGGACAAGGCGAAAGATCGGGGAAAGGACAAGACGGGCACCAAAGAGGGCGCGGACAAGGAGAGGAGCCGGGAGAAGGGCCGTAAGCGCCGCAGCGCCTCTACGGGCAGCAGCAG GTCCCGCTCCAGTTCCAGCTCCAGCAGCAGCTCGGGCTCCAGCTCGGGCTCCTCCAGCggctccagctcctcctcggCATCCAGCCGCTCCGGTTCCTCCAGCTCacgctcctccagctcctccagttCCTCGGGGTCACCCAGCCCCAGCCGGCATCGCCACGACAACCGCCGCCGCTCTCGGTCCAA GTCCAAGTCCCTGAAGAAGGACGACAAGGAGCGCCGGAGAAGGAGCCCCAGCCCCAGGCCCACGAAGGTGCACCTGGGCCGCCTCACCAGGAACGTCATCAAG GAGCACATCCAGGAGATCTTCTCCACCTACGGGAAGATCAAGATGATCGACATGCCTGTCGACAGGCTGCACCCGCACCTGTCCAAGGGCTACGCCTACGTGGAGTTTGAGACGGCAGACGAGGCGGAGAAGGCCCTGAAACACATGGACGGGG GTCAGATTGACGGCCAGGAGATCACAGCCACTGCTGTCCTGGCTCCCAGGGTGCGTCCCATCCCCCGGCGGCTAACTCCCCCACGCAGAATGCCCCCGCCGCCCCCCATGTGGCGCAGGACCCCACCGCGCATGAGGAGAAG GTCCCGGTCCCCACGGCGACGCTCACCAGTACGTCGCCGTTCGCGATCCCGCTCTCCCGCCCGTCGGCGCCATCGCTCGCGCTCCAGCTCCAACTCTTCACGGTAG